One segment of Pyricularia oryzae 70-15 chromosome 3, whole genome shotgun sequence DNA contains the following:
- a CDS encoding HAL protein kinase — protein sequence MFPEGLPASDASSKFTRLDANLPGGHRHVLNSTTKPWGPRPWSKLVRKDSGRMRKMLSRLAFKGHDRESTATATEEPSPTTATTTTTTRVVATTANNDGGGVADDATSPGLEQKYGRRWKVIGKGAYGTVSIHHRREDQALFAVKEFHQRTGLSTEELRERALAEFEIASGVGRHANVVSTLELLQERGCFFSVMEFCAAGTLSSLVEDAGPLGRVEADCFAKQLLRGVEHLHAVGVAHCDLKPENLLLTARGLLKISDFGCSQFVHDLDDDPADGKKRLLMVAGARGSRPYIAPEEFTADEFDGPAADVWACGVIYMFMRLFRHLWYSATDNDEGYNRYVLGRRLEEGYSPLEALETDECRNVIYSMLDPVPSRRLTASQFLRSEWGRSIQLCEAGRGSLDK from the exons ATGTTTCCTG AAGGTTTACCGGCCAGCGATGCGTCCAGTAAATTCACCCGTCTAGATGCCAACTTGCCAGGCGGTCACCGCCATGTGCTCAACTCGACGACCAAGCCCTGGGGGCCCAGACCATGGAGCAAGCTGGTGCGCAAGGACTCGGGGCGGATGCGCAAGATGCTTTCTCGTCTCGCCTTCAAAGGCCACGACAGGGagtcgacggcgacggcaacAGAAGAACCATCGCCCACGACGGCGACtacaacgacgacgacgcgagTGGTAGCGACGACAGCCAacaacgacggcggcggtgtaGCAGACGACGCGACATCGCCGGGGCTGGAGCAGAAATACGGCCGGCGCTGGAAGGTGATCGGCAAGGGGGCGTACGGCACGGTCAGCATCCACCACCGGCGCGAGGACCAGGCGCTCTTCGCGGTCAAGGAGTTCCACCAGCGGACGGGGCTGAGCACGGAGGAGCTGCGGGAGCGGGCGCTGGCCGAGTTTGAAATCGCCAGCGGCGTGGGCCGGCACGCCAACGTGGTCAGCACGctggagctgctgcaggAGCGGGGCTGCTTCTTCTCCGTCATGGAGTTTTGCGCCGCCGGCACCCTGTCGTCGCTGGTCGAGGACGCCGGGCCGCTGGGCCGCGTCGAGGCCGACTGCTTCGCCAAGCAGCTGCTGCGCGGCGTCGAGCACCTGCACGCCGTCGGCGTCGCCCACTGCGACCTCAAGCCCGAGAACCTGCTGCTCACCGCCCGCGGCCTGCTCAAGATTAGCGACTTTGGCTGCAGCCAGTTCGTCCacgacctcgacgacgaccCCGCCGACGGCAAAAAGCGCCTGCTCATGGTCGCCGGCGCTCGCGGCTCCAGGCCCTATATAGCCCCCGAGGAGTTCACCGCCGACGAGTTTGACGGCCCCGCCGCCGACGTCTGGGCCTGCGGCGTCATTTACATGTTCATGAGGCTCTTTCGCCACCTCTGGTACTCGGCCACGGACAACGACGAGGGCTACAACAGATATGTCCTGGGGAGGCGGCTGGAAGAGGGCTATTCGCCACTCGAAGCCTTGGAGACG GACGAATGTCGCAACGTCATCTACTCGATGCTCGATCCTGTGCCGTCTAGGAGGCTCACAGCATCGCAGTTCCTCAGATCAGAATGGGGTCGCTCGATCCAGCTTTGTGAAGCCGGTCGTGGGTCGCTTGACAAGTAG
- a CDS encoding potassium transporter produces MVKLIGAIGAWRPKLDFIALHYIWIIFCAILGFIVLYPHGNVPAIDALFFGASASTESGLNTIDLKELKMYQQLYLYVIPMITNLGFINPFVVAVRIYWFRKKLKQMRPSISRPDPEAVVLALRGHEDAKPRQEEPRPRSPSLDLAVEDEEDDEKKTRLDGKPIGPEAPDTTYFIPPPRERDSGQPFVVVDPRNDDEIRPAPAEHMDSEAGVRLRRPMTARDGPALTTARSLQHAASSVFVLGPNKAGRRNSVSSRAPATSNLPALSRQVTVGRNSKFYNLTPEDEEKLGGIEYRALKVLLKVTIAYFFGLHLLGIVCLVPWIHNAPAKYTDWLAQNGLDKTWWGFYSAQTMVDNLGFTLTPDSMVTFRDATWPMLIMTFLAFAGNTLYPVLLRLTIYVMSKVVPARSSTKEALQFLLDHPRRCYTLLFPSGPTWVLFVIIAALNLIDVVLIIVLDLDNPAINDLPMGPRVLSALFQAASSRHTGTSTLNLALINPAVQFSLLVMMYIAILPIAISIRASNTYEEKSLGMYKDQELPDESDASSYVVMHFRNQLSFDLWYIFLGTFCICVAESQKISDPAEPAFSVFSIFFECVSAYGTVGLSLGHPSVSASLSSQFGIFGKLVICAAMIRGRHRTLPYAIDRAIMLPGEGSDDGTGPQGDALLRGATARSEKEATD; encoded by the exons ATGGTCAAGCTCATAGGCGCCATAGGAGCGTGGAGGCCGAAGCTAGATTTTATTGCACTGCACT ATATCTGGATCATCTTCTGCGCCATTTTGGGCTTCATAGTCCTTTATCCTCATGGCAATGTTCCCGCCATAGACGCGCTATTCTTTGGCGCCAGCGCCTCGACCGAGTCGGGTCTCAACAC AATCGACCTCAAGGAGCTCAAGATGTATCAGCAACTCTACCTCTATGTCATCCCCATGATCACAAACCTGGGCTTCATCAACCCTTTTGTGGTTGCCGTCCGGATATATTGGTTCAGAAAGAAGTTGAAGCAAATGA GGCCATCGATTTCACGACCTGACCCCGAGGCTGTCGTCTTGGCGCTGCGAGGTCACGAAGACGCCAAGCCAAGACAGGAGGAGCCAAGGCCGAGAAGCCCTTCACT GGACCTTGCAGTtgaagacgaggaagacgacgagAAAAAGACGAGGCTGGACGGCAAACCAATAGGCCCAGAGGCTCCAGACACGACTTATTTCATCCCACCTCCTCGGGAACGTGACAGCG GACAGCCATTCGTGGTGGTGGATCCCCGAAACGACGACGAGATCCGGCCGGCACCGGCAGAGCACATGGACAGCGAGGCCGGAGTCAGGCTGCGGCGTCCCATGACTGCGCGCGACGGCCCGGCGTTGACGACGGCTCGATCTCTCCAGCACGCCGCCAGCTCCGTGTTCGTCCTGGGCCCCAACAAGGCAGGGCGGAGAAACTCTGTCAGCTCTCGAGCCCCGGCCACGAGCAACCTTCCCGCGCTCTCCCGGCAGGTGACGGTTGGGCGGAACTCCAAGTTTTACAACCTGACgcccgaggatgaggagaagCTTGGGGGTATCGAATATCGTGCCTTGAAGGTGCTTCTCAAGGTCACAATCG CATACTTTTTTGGACTACACTTGCTTGGTATCGTATGCCTTGTTCCGTGGATTCACAACGCACCGGCCAAGTACACCGACTGGCTTGCACAGAACGGCCTGGACAAGACGTGGTG GGGATTCTATTCGGCCCAAACCATGGTTGACAACCTCGGCTTCACCCTCACGCCAGACTCCATGGTCACGTTCCGAGACGCGACGTGGCCGATGCTGATCATGACGTTTCTCGCGTTTGCCGGAAACACACTCTACccggtgctgctgcggctcaCCATCTACGTCATGAGCAAGGTGGTGCCGGCGCGGTCGTCGACCAAGGAGGCGCTCCAGTTCCTGCTCGACCACCCCCGGCGCTGCTACACGCTCCTCTTCCCGAGCGGGCCGACCTGGGTGCTCTTTGTCATCATCGCGGCGCTGAACCTGATCGACGTCGTGCTCATCATCGTGCTGGACCTCGACAACCCGGCCATCAACGACCTGCCCATGGGCCCGCGCGTGCTGTCGGCGCTGTTCCAGGCAGCCTCGTCCCGCCACACGGGCACCTCGACCCTCAACCTCGCCCTCATCAACCCGGCCGTGCAGTTCAGCCTGCTGGTCATGATGTACATCGCCATCCTGCCCATCGCCATCAGCATCCGCGCCTCAAACACCTACGAGGAGAAGAGCCTCGGCATGTACAAGGACCAGGAGCTGCCCGACGAGAGCGACGCGTCGAGCTACGTCGTCATGCACTTTCGCAACCAGCTCAGCTTTGATCTGTGGTACATCTTCCTCGGCACCTTTTGCATCTGTGTGGCCGAGTCGCAAAAGATTTCGGATCCTGCAGAGCcg GCATTTTCGGTTTTCTCCATCTTCTTCGAATGCGTATCAGCCTA cggtACCGTCGGCCTTTCCCTTGGCCACCCGTCAGTCTCGGCGTCTCTATCGAGCCAATTTGGAATCTTTGGCAAGCTGGTCATATGCGCCGCCATGATCCGTGGTCGCCACCGCACCCTCCCCTACGCCATCGACCGCGCCATCATGCTGCCTGGCGAGGGCAGTGACGACGGCACTGGGCCTCAGGGCGATGCTTTACTTCGGGGTGCTACAGCCAGGAGTGAAAAGGAGGCTACCGATTAA